The bacterium DNA window CGCGATGAAAAGCAACAACGCGGCCGAGATGAGCATGATGCTGACCAACGTCTGCCCGGCGTCGAATCCGCCGATATGCCAGCCTGCCGTAATCTGATCAAACAGCACGGCGTTCAGCGTCTTGCCTTCGACCTCGTGCGTGTCAAACAAGAAGAAATTCAGCAGCAGCATCACCGCGAGGAACGCCAGCGATACCGCCATGTAGAACATCGTCCGTTTGCCGGTGCGGACCCGCGGTTCTTTAAGCGTTTGCATGCCGTTGGCCACGGCCTCGATTCCGGTCAAAGTACCCGCGCCCATCGAGAACGCCGTGAGCAGTGCGGTCACAATCACCCACCAGCCGTCATTGTTGATCATGTTGCTGGCTAAATCGAGATTCTCCGCGGTCCGCGCCGGAAAATCGGGCAGGTGTGAGAATATCCCATAGGTGACCAGCAAGACATGCGAGACGACGAACACCAGGAAGATCGGCAGCAGGATCAGGATCGATTCCTTGAGCCCGCGTAGATTCAGCGCGATTAGAAAGACCACCGCACCGACCGCCATGTATGGCCTCAAATAGACCAGATGTTGCGGGAGCATACTAAACACGGCATCCACACCCGACGATATGGACACCGCGATCGTAAGGACGTAGTCAATCACCAATGCAGTTCCAGCCAGCGCGCCCAACTGCGGCGATAGCAATTTCGACGCAACAAGATAGCCGCCGCCGCCATTGGGGAACTGCTCGATGACCTGCACATACGCGGCCGAGATGATCAGAATTGTCACGGCGATCATCAAGGCCAGAATCGGCGTCAGAAACGTAGCGCCGTGCAGCGCCAGATACGCCTCTTCGGGGCCGTAGTTCGCGGACGAAATCCCGTCAGCACCTAACCCGACCCAGGCAAAAAATGCGATGAGCGATAGGTTGTGGAATACCGCCGGATCAAACGGATTCAGCCGCCGCCCGAACACGGCACGTTGAATACGCTTGAACAGTGACTGTTCGTCGTCCGGCGTTTCCGGTAACGAGGGTGGTGCTGAGTTAGTCGGGCGCACGAAGTGCTACTTGCCTTCGGGGAGACCGCCGGGATAAAGGACTACTTTCAGTCCTTCGCCGGCCAGTTTCGTTTGAAATCCGCGCTCGAAATCCTTCAGCGCGAAGTGGTGTGTGACGATTCGGCGGGCCGTGTCGCCGAACTCGCCTTGCAGCAGCGCCAGCATGTCAGCCCACGTATTGAAGATGCGTCGTCCGAAGATGCCGTGGACCTTGATTCCTTTTAGCACGATATCACCCGAGAAGTTCACGGACATATCGCCCGAGGGCAACCCGAGCAGGACAAAGTCGCCGCCCATGCGCAGGGTCTTGAACGCATCCTGATAGGCCGACGTCGCACCGGACATTTCCATGACAACATCGAGGCCGCGCTTGTCCGGGTCTGAGGTGGCGAGCTTCAGGAATTCCTGATGCTGTTTCTCGTCCTTGACATTAAAGACCTCCGTCGCGCCCTCGTCTTTCGCGACCTTGAGCACGTAGTCTGAAATATCCGTCACGTAGATCTTCTTTGCGCCCATTATGCGGCACAAGGCCACGGCCAGAATACCCAGCGGTCCGGCACCGAGCACCGCGACATCCTTACCGACAACGTCTGCTGAACGCGCCGTATAAACCGAGTTGCCAATTGCGTCGAGGTACGCTGCTACTTCCACCGGCAGGCTCGCCGGCAACGGCACGATCGCGCTCGCCGGGATCTTAACATAGTCAGCAAATGCACCCGGCTGGTCAATACCGCCCACCGTTTGCGAGATGCACCAATGGCCGTTGCCCGTCCGGCAGTTGTAGCAAGTACCGCAACGCCAGTGCATTTCCGCGGACACAAACTGGCCTTTGGTGAAACCTTCGACGCCGTGCCCCATATCTTCTATGTGGCCGCAGAACTCATGGCCGATAGTCAACGGAAGCACCTTGCCCATGCGATTCATGAGCGAGGCTTTGGCGGCATAAATATGGACGTCGGTACCGCAGATACCGGCAGCTTTAACTTTAACAATAACGTCATGCGGCGTGTTGATTTCCGGAACGGGGGCCTTGGGCAAATAGGTCAGCCCGGGCTCCGTATTACTTTTTTGAATGGCTTGCATGGGAGGGGTCAGAAGATATGTGTGAGGGGGTGGCAAACCGATAAGTCCAAAAAATACCGAATCGCACGCAATAAGTCAATTCGCCTGAGATTTGAGGTGTTCAGTTTAAGAATATAAGAATACTTTGTTTGAGGATGGCCGGGTTGTGGAAGCTGGCTTGCCGCCTGGTGCAGTCGAATTAAAGCGGGGGGGAAGTGCGGCCGATAACCCAAACGGTAATAAGCTGTTCACGAACCGGGTGAGTCAATCATGAACCTGGACCAATTCTCCTGTCAGAATCCCCACTGCCCCGACCATAATCGTACGGGGAACGGGAACATCAATCTCTATACCCGGTACGGCCGCAAGCAGGTCCGTTTGCTGATTTGTCGCACGTGTGGCAAGACGTTCAGTGAATTAAAGGGCACGCCGTTCTGGGATTCTCGTCTCGACTGGGACACCATCGAGAAGATCTATCGCAATCTGTTGCAGGGCAACGGCATTCGCGCCACGGCACGGGACTTTAACCTGTCCAAGAACACCGTCAAGCGCTACCTGCGGCTGGCCAACAAGGACTATCAGACCGTGTTGAACTTCCTGCAGGATCGGGGCGTAATCGCGAATGGCGATGCCCAGCTCCGCGAGCTGCTGGCCCAGTTTTCGAGCCGCCGTCAGGCCACGGACCGCGTGCCCGTGATGATGTAAAGGCTGGAAGGTATGGGAGGGACTGTGCGGCCCGCCGGCAACGGCGGGCCGTCGTTTTGCCCAAAATGCCGAGGTCGAGCATTGCTGCGTTTCGCGCCAGCGGCACTTGGTCCAGCCCGGCGCTGGTTGCAATTGCCCTCAAACTACGCTACATTGGGCTTCCTTGGGGAACGGGGCGTAGCGCAGTCCGGTAGCGCATCTGCTTTGGGAGCAGAGGGTCGCAGGTTCGAATCCTGTCGCCCCGACCATGAAAAACAGGCATCTCGGTGCCTGTTTTATGTTGTGGGGAGGATCTTTCGCTCGCACTTAATTGTTGCCTTGACGATCCGGGATGGCGGGGTTTTGCTCAATCGGTACGTTGCCCGATGACCTTGAAGAGCTGGTCGGACGACAACCCGTAGAGGCCAGAATCATGGTGCTAATTCCATCTGTTACCAGAGTCTTCAAGCGGATGCGGTTCGATGATTCGTGGGGTTGAAGACAGCCTTGAGATGTTTGCGCAAGACGGTTGTTTCCGTGGTGGCACCCGCTGTGGTATTTGGAAATCCTGTCTTGGCGTTTCCGCGACTAAATGGACCCGTAGCCCGCTGACCCTAGTCTGCGGTGGCTCATTAGTCGTGCTTCAAATAAGATTGAGTTGGTCACATCTCCTTGGTGTGTGCGAACTTTGCGCCGCACGTAAGCAGTCTCGCCTCTCATTTTGCGGGAAATGAAAAACGCGTGGGGAATTCGATTTGCCTCTCGGTGCATGTTATGCACTATTTGCATGGAATGCATAGTAGGTGTAATGAGCGACAATTGTAAATATTAGGTTTAAGTTTGTGAATTGCAACCTCAAAAGGGCTTGAATGTTGCCGTAAGTTCATTAGTTGCAAGGGCCCTATCTTCTTGAACGTGCCTTTGAGGACTTGATAAATTGGTACTCTCATCGTAAGTTGAGGGTTACTAAGTTCATGGAGGACCGTGCAAGCAATGCGACATCAGCACGGGCAATCTGCAACGGTAAGCCAGTATGGAGGACGTATCATGTTGAACCGACTCATTCGTCGGCGCAAGAACCAAAAGGGTTTCACCCTGATCGAAATTCTGATTGTAGTGGTCATCGTGGCCATTCTCGCGGCGATTTCGGTTCCGATCTATCTTGAGTATGTGGAAAGCGCCCGCGCAAGCGACGCCAAGACGGCCATCAATTCCATTTGGCAAGCCGCGCAGATCTATCTGCAGGACCGTGGCGAATGGCCGGGTTCGGTGGAAGACCTTCAGGACGCCAGCTATGTGAATCTGTCGGACGCTACTGAGCTGCAGTGGACGTTCTCGTTCCAAGGGAGTCCCCCCGAAGAGATCATTGCCACTTCGACCGACCAAATGCGCGGCGGCGCCGGTAAGGAAGTCCGCTACGTCGTGAAGGAAGGTCGCTGGCTGGGCTACGGTCTGCCGGAGCCGGACGAACAATAAGGTGTGCGAAAGTGCGGAGTGGTCGAAGTGCGGCCACTCCGCACTTAACATATATGGCGGCGTGAGCCTTGGTGGGCGCGCCCGATTTGAAGGTTTGAGGAAGCGAGGACAGACGTGGCGGTGGCAACGGCACAGTTTCTAAATATCTTTGATTTGCTTCGGTTTGCCGTGGACCAGGGTGCATCGGACTTGCACCTGTCAAGCGGTTCCGTTCCGATGATCCGCGTGCACGGCCGCATGCGGAAGCTCAACCTGCCGCGGATGGAACATGCCGTGCTGGAGAACATCGTCCAGCAGGTGTTGACCCGCGAGCAGCTCGAGCGCTTCATTGAGATGAAGGAGATTGACTTTTCGGCAAAGCTCGAAGACATTGCGCGTTTCCGTGTCAACGTCTTTCAGCAGATCAACGGTTACGGCGCGGTGTTCCGCACGATTCCTTCGGAAATC harbors:
- a CDS encoding APC family permease, which codes for MRPTNSAPPSLPETPDDEQSLFKRIQRAVFGRRLNPFDPAVFHNLSLIAFFAWVGLGADGISSANYGPEEAYLALHGATFLTPILALMIAVTILIISAAYVQVIEQFPNGGGGYLVASKLLSPQLGALAGTALVIDYVLTIAVSISSGVDAVFSMLPQHLVYLRPYMAVGAVVFLIALNLRGLKESILILLPIFLVFVVSHVLLVTYGIFSHLPDFPARTAENLDLASNMINNDGWWVIVTALLTAFSMGAGTLTGIEAVANGMQTLKEPRVRTGKRTMFYMAVSLAFLAVMLLLNFFLFDTHEVEGKTLNAVLFDQITAGWHIGGFDAGQTLVSIMLISAALLLFIAAQTGFIGGPRVLASMAEDSWVPHRFGHLSERLVTQNGIVLMGLAAIGFILFAGGDTTVLVALYAIDVFLCFTLALLGMSRLWYEKRKTDPTWRRHFLISGAGLTVSVVLLVIMVAIKFAKGGWLVVLLTGLFLLLCLKIRNHYRQVESKVKELDDILGTLDLGDSTVKADPLKPTEPTAVVLVQRFSGQGIHLLLSTQRLFGGRFKQFIFVSVGAIDSGRFKGASELDALRAEVQAEAEKYVTLARSYGLKAEARTSCELDYVSEIERLCLAVHEEYTNSVFFAARLLFWKDTFWTRILHNETPMTLQRRLMFHGLQFVVLPVRLQ
- a CDS encoding alcohol dehydrogenase catalytic domain-containing protein; its protein translation is MQAIQKSNTEPGLTYLPKAPVPEINTPHDVIVKVKAAGICGTDVHIYAAKASLMNRMGKVLPLTIGHEFCGHIEDMGHGVEGFTKGQFVSAEMHWRCGTCYNCRTGNGHWCISQTVGGIDQPGAFADYVKIPASAIVPLPASLPVEVAAYLDAIGNSVYTARSADVVGKDVAVLGAGPLGILAVALCRIMGAKKIYVTDISDYVLKVAKDEGATEVFNVKDEKQHQEFLKLATSDPDKRGLDVVMEMSGATSAYQDAFKTLRMGGDFVLLGLPSGDMSVNFSGDIVLKGIKVHGIFGRRIFNTWADMLALLQGEFGDTARRIVTHHFALKDFERGFQTKLAGEGLKVVLYPGGLPEGK
- a CDS encoding IS1 family transposase — encoded protein: MLICRTCGKTFSELKGTPFWDSRLDWDTIEKIYRNLLQGNGIRATARDFNLSKNTVKRYLRLANKDYQTVLNFLQDRGVIANGDAQLRELLAQFSSRRQATDRVPVMM
- a CDS encoding prepilin-type N-terminal cleavage/methylation domain-containing protein, with the protein product MLNRLIRRRKNQKGFTLIEILIVVVIVAILAAISVPIYLEYVESARASDAKTAINSIWQAAQIYLQDRGEWPGSVEDLQDASYVNLSDATELQWTFSFQGSPPEEIIATSTDQMRGGAGKEVRYVVKEGRWLGYGLPEPDEQ